The following coding sequences are from one Acidobacteriota bacterium window:
- a CDS encoding HD domain-containing protein, translating to MDRSQAEAILREWTKSEALLRHARSVELVMRALARRYGEDEEQWGIAGLLHDADYEAFPEEHPARIVARLRELGEEDLAHAVSAHYTKWGVEPRTLLARALLAADELTGFVSAACLVRPTGLTGMKPKSVIKKLKDKAFAKKVDREEIRRGAEILGVDLSELIQLVIDTLAANREELGLPG from the coding sequence ATGGACCGCTCGCAAGCTGAGGCGATCCTCCGGGAGTGGACGAAGAGCGAAGCGCTGCTGCGCCATGCGCGAAGCGTCGAGCTGGTGATGCGAGCGCTGGCGCGCCGGTACGGCGAGGACGAAGAGCAGTGGGGGATCGCCGGCCTGCTCCACGACGCCGACTACGAGGCGTTCCCCGAGGAGCACCCGGCGCGGATCGTGGCGAGGCTGCGCGAACTCGGAGAGGAGGATCTCGCCCACGCCGTCAGCGCGCACTACACGAAGTGGGGCGTCGAGCCGCGCACCCTGCTCGCCCGCGCGCTGCTCGCCGCCGACGAGCTGACCGGCTTCGTCTCGGCCGCCTGCCTCGTCCGGCCCACCGGCCTCACCGGCATGAAGCCGAAGTCGGTGATCAAGAAGCTCAAGGACAAGGCGTTCGCGAAGAAGGTCGACCGGGAGGAGATCCGCCGCGGAGCCGAGATCCTCGGCGTGGATCTTTCCGAGCTGATTCAGCTCGTCATCGACACGCTGGCGGCGAACCGCGAGGAGCTGGGGCTGCCCGGCTGA